Proteins encoded within one genomic window of Empedobacter falsenii:
- a CDS encoding helix-turn-helix domain-containing protein, which yields MNTLKNKVIEKYKQQLIRSYIYLMLAFQVVFFLIFYLLEQNRNSMIIYFPLIEFIFIFYTYSLIKKSFNIEKVVTIYLIIAPLLLIYSILNFWSYGLVLLVWLIPLPFGAQIFFSPKKAKKFTYYTIIVLIFSLAMAYCIDYDTKVFDKKIIKITDFLNLLFNGIILYVLIYYQNKIKQVRNKENDNKLALDEESNPKKIVSSYELNEDKCNEIFSQIDQIIVEKELFKAKDFSLSQLSVELKINSKYLSTSLKSKGFTNFNHYLNSYRIQYAKDLIINSDLNKVTLLYIYSEAGFANQSTFNRVFKNLEGITPSEFIKNYI from the coding sequence GAAAAATAAAGTGATCGAAAAATATAAACAACAACTAATCAGGAGCTACATTTATTTGATGCTTGCTTTTCAAGTTGTATTTTTTCTAATCTTCTATTTGTTAGAACAAAATAGAAATTCGATGATTATATATTTTCCGCTTATCGAATTTATTTTTATTTTTTATACTTACTCTCTAATCAAAAAGAGTTTCAATATTGAGAAAGTAGTTACTATTTATTTGATTATTGCACCATTATTACTTATTTATTCTATACTTAATTTTTGGTCTTATGGTTTAGTCCTTTTAGTATGGCTTATTCCATTACCATTTGGTGCTCAAATATTTTTCTCTCCAAAAAAAGCAAAAAAATTTACCTATTATACCATTATTGTATTAATATTTTCTTTGGCAATGGCCTATTGTATTGATTATGATACAAAAGTATTTGACAAAAAAATCATTAAAATAACTGATTTTTTAAACCTTCTGTTTAATGGAATTATATTATATGTTTTGATTTATTACCAAAACAAAATCAAACAAGTAAGGAACAAAGAAAATGATAATAAATTAGCGTTAGATGAAGAATCCAATCCTAAAAAAATCGTATCTTCTTACGAACTAAATGAAGATAAATGCAATGAAATTTTCAGTCAAATTGACCAAATTATAGTAGAAAAAGAACTTTTTAAAGCAAAAGATTTTTCGTTATCCCAACTTAGTGTTGAATTAAAAATCAATTCTAAATACTTATCCACTTCATTAAAATCAAAAGGGTTTACCAATTTTAATCATTATTTAAATTCTTATCGTATTCAATACGCGAAAGATTTAATCATAAATAGTGATTTGAATAAAGTGACATTACTTTATATATACTCAGAAGCAGGTTTTGCGAATCAATCAACATTCAACCGAGTATTCAAAAATTTAGAAGGAATTACACCTTCCGAGTTTATCAAAAACTATATTTAA
- a CDS encoding lipocalin family protein, which translates to MKQLNKKMISGLALAGLGGLTYAWLNCRKVKIPDYVTAVENFDPQQYMGKWYEIARLDFKYEKNMSHVTATYFLNKKGVIEVHNRGFDYKENEWTEAHGKAKLNGEEGKGALKVSFFGPFYSGYNVVLMDPDYETALVFGESHDYMWILSRQKTISEATKQKFLLYAEEKGYAIEELTWTVQE; encoded by the coding sequence ATGAAGCAATTAAATAAAAAGATGATCTCAGGTTTAGCATTAGCAGGTTTGGGAGGGTTGACATACGCTTGGTTGAATTGTCGAAAAGTTAAAATCCCGGATTATGTTACAGCGGTCGAAAATTTTGATCCGCAACAATACATGGGAAAGTGGTATGAAATTGCACGATTAGATTTCAAATACGAAAAAAATATGAGTCATGTAACTGCGACTTATTTTTTGAATAAGAAAGGTGTAATAGAAGTTCATAACAGAGGTTTTGATTATAAAGAAAACGAATGGACAGAAGCTCATGGAAAAGCTAAGTTGAATGGAGAAGAGGGGAAAGGAGCTTTAAAAGTTAGTTTCTTTGGTCCATTTTATTCAGGATATAATGTTGTGTTGATGGATCCCGATTATGAAACGGCTTTGGTTTTTGGTGAAAGTCATGATTATATGTGGATTTTATCACGACAAAAAACAATTTCGGAAGCAACAAAACAAAAGTTTCTTTTGTATGCAGAAGAAAAAGGATATGCGATAGAGGAACTTACTTGGACTGTACAAGAATAA
- a CDS encoding alpha/beta fold hydrolase: MAKLKRKDYNIHYVDYGNKMAQPIVLIHGWPLSLQSWEYQIPKIVDAGFRCIAYDRKGFGKSCATWDGYDYDALAEDLHALIDELQLKNVVLVGFSMGGGEVVRYIVNYGNKNISKVALISSIIPLVKQTADNENGVPQKNLDEIVHQLQTNRLEFLDGFHKGFYNYGLLKKSVSKEQLDFDFSVSSHASPVATLKAALSWMDTDFRKECQMIDVPTLIIHGKEDQTVPIKTAGDQASKLIPHATYIVYEDAPHGLNITHKEQLNMDLVEFLLNIEHEKE, from the coding sequence ATGGCGAAATTAAAAAGAAAGGACTATAACATACATTATGTAGATTATGGTAATAAAATGGCGCAACCTATTGTTTTGATACATGGTTGGCCACTTAGTTTGCAATCTTGGGAATATCAAATTCCAAAAATTGTAGATGCGGGTTTTCGTTGTATAGCATATGATCGTAAAGGTTTTGGAAAGTCTTGCGCAACTTGGGACGGTTATGATTATGATGCTTTAGCAGAAGATTTACATGCTTTGATTGATGAATTGCAATTGAAAAATGTTGTGTTAGTTGGTTTTTCTATGGGAGGAGGAGAAGTAGTGCGCTATATTGTGAATTATGGAAACAAAAATATTTCGAAAGTAGCTTTAATTAGTTCGATCATTCCTTTGGTAAAACAAACAGCTGATAATGAAAATGGTGTTCCGCAGAAAAATTTAGATGAAATTGTACATCAACTTCAAACTAATCGATTGGAGTTTTTAGATGGTTTTCATAAAGGTTTTTATAATTACGGATTATTAAAAAAATCAGTGAGTAAAGAACAATTAGATTTTGATTTTTCTGTTTCGTCTCATGCTTCACCTGTTGCGACTTTGAAAGCTGCTTTGTCTTGGATGGATACCGATTTTAGAAAAGAATGCCAAATGATTGATGTTCCGACTTTAATTATACATGGAAAAGAGGATCAAACTGTTCCTATAAAAACTGCTGGCGATCAAGCTTCTAAATTAATCCCGCATGCCACTTATATTGTTTACGAAGATGCTCCTCATGGTTTAAATATTACTCATAAAGAGCAATTGAATATGGATTTAGTTGAGTTTTTGTTAAATATAGAACACGAAAAAGAATAA
- a CDS encoding ferritin, whose protein sequence is MNTTRISKTLQKALNDQITLEAFSAQIYLMLACWADENQLDGVKNFMMKHSQEERVHMAKIIEYVQERGGTVKIEAIKKPGPEPKNVLECFQAVLKQEIENTESIYKIVKMSMEEEDWATWNFLQWLVAEQREEEKLALDLLDKAKLAGGANMSDAAKFDLNKTIGNTGQDFPTADQINPLAE, encoded by the coding sequence ATGAATACAACAAGAATTTCTAAAACATTACAAAAAGCACTAAATGATCAAATTACATTAGAAGCTTTTTCGGCACAAATTTATCTAATGCTTGCATGTTGGGCAGACGAAAATCAATTGGACGGAGTCAAAAATTTTATGATGAAACACTCTCAGGAAGAGCGCGTACATATGGCTAAAATTATAGAATATGTGCAAGAACGTGGTGGAACTGTAAAAATTGAAGCCATTAAAAAACCTGGACCTGAACCTAAAAATGTATTAGAGTGTTTTCAAGCTGTTTTAAAACAAGAAATCGAAAATACCGAATCCATCTACAAAATTGTAAAAATGAGTATGGAAGAAGAAGATTGGGCTACATGGAATTTCTTACAATGGTTGGTTGCTGAACAACGTGAAGAAGAAAAATTAGCACTCGATTTATTAGACAAAGCAAAATTAGCAGGTGGTGCTAATATGTCTGATGCTGCAAAATTTGATTTAAACAAAACGATTGGTAATACGGGGCAAGATTTTCCGACAGCAGATCAAATTAATCCATTAGCAGAATAA